One stretch of Armigeres subalbatus isolate Guangzhou_Male chromosome 2, GZ_Asu_2, whole genome shotgun sequence DNA includes these proteins:
- the LOC134210036 gene encoding phospholipid-transporting ATPase ABCA3-like — MTSNWDKLALLMWKNFLIHKRHRWRTAFEIGLPILVFSIVLMLPSTPHLVGPQQYEPLSVDGGDRIPPQLRQLAYSPQNDVLKEIVNTACKTLGISKCDGFNSSLEMQVAISNSSYLCGIDFGDHSKTISKLSNATTFKLRFPSELRFQMPGESESDWSTNLLAVKFSVSNYNPTSGDGGPPHYWQEQFLAVQTAISRALIAKLAPTAEVPSAMDIRRFPYPTTMDDDLYALLPLMVSNWLRLVFMYFFINCVKYIALEKELQLKESMKLMGLPGWIQWTAWFVELLLMMLIPVTSITIMLKVSIFPFSNCFLVWTYLTLYLSAVICFSFLVSVFFNKATRAATLGSLLWIASFINLPSGAPFWAKILYSLMTNPAMGFGMDDIVRLETAGVGLTWKTLFTATEMKNPYSLSVAVAMLLINIFLYLLLTIYLEQIMPGKFGVAKPWFFPCTKDFWRRGAATEVDSLLEPTQRSKFFEEENQSRGAGVQIRNLRKVYAGGKIAVEGLNLNLYEGQITVLLGHNGAGKTTTMSMLTGMFSPSSGTALINGYDIRRRMDDVRSSMGFCPQHNVLFNELTVHEHLEFAARLKGIRSDEVRLEIDRYINRLGLMDKARAQSCTLSGGMKRKLSVGMAMCGNPKVVLLDEPSTGVDPTARHALWDFLHEEKRDKTVLLSTHYMNEADVLGDRIAILADGKLSASGSPFFLKNAYGVGYRLVCVKGRKYNEMVLLETLRKYIPSVKVDSESSSEVEILLEKKYIQSYEPMLNELERNMEACGVSSYGVSFTTLEEVFMKAGTESHLRSPNDGNRSTVDSVHPESRTEPNSLLIGANLLQSSLFNQVKAQLLKKFICTKRSWIQFCWTTFLVPVVMMILLAFPIQLKSDNSLPPLGMSLNTYGKSFSVVEENNATVATEYQRLFSGSHNLEIIKNKTDSYILHKYNRSILEYNSQLLVGATFSNESYTGWFNAKNLHSAPLALNMIFNAILHTVCPSCSITTVNHPLPRQIKGNSDPTDNGNYLQHLNIVLAIVFIMAYVPSSYVTFYIRERTSRVKLLQIVSGLHTELYWFVNFMWDLLIFTLSCIVILIMIFGYQVDGWSDPQPLFTLLFIFFVFALAILPMIYLFSFMISNPASGYSRVLLIIGIGAIGLLLIRLLFMYIEFNTLADFIGYGFMFIPTISLAIILDKFSTYTSTEVSCDSICKLIPNCTRDTLCESMPQCCAAYSNLFSFTSSGMLRELCFMIATGAICFILISSIERKLLNRLWKSVYPSKDFRYVVPQPHMDSDVLLEKSRVTQMTDTDIATHSLVLRNLTKNFGPITAVKWLSLGAHPSECFGLLGVNGAGKTTAFRMMTGDESISFGDVWINGVNIKTGLAKAYQHVGYCPQFDGLLDELTGLETLRIFAMLRGIPSSDIRSVVRSLAEELGLSKHLNKPVREYSGGTKRKLSTALALIGNPSVIFLDEPTSGMDPGAKRQLWNVINRMRDSGRTIVLTTHSMDECEALCTRLAIMVSGEFKCLGSTQHLKNKFSGGFLLYIKMVQVPGEDELRIRGAAVKAFVAERFRDAVLNEDLQNSFSYHIPRSELTWSAMFGIMEASKEVLGIEEYSLGQTTLEQVFLVFASSNSW; from the exons AATCCCACCCCAGCTGCGACAGCTTGCATACAGTCCCCAAAACGACGTTCTGAAAGAAATTGTTAACACGGCGTGCAAAACCCTTGGCATTTCCAAGTGTGATGGCTTCAACAGCTCTCTCGAAATGCAGGTGGCCATATCCAACAGCAGCTACCTGTGTGGTATCGACTTCGGTGATCACTCAAAA ACCATATCGAAACTGTCCAATGCGACAACCTTCAAGCTACGGTTTCCGTCGGAACTTCGCTTCCAAATGCCCGGTGAATCGGAGTCGGATTGGAGCACCAATCTCCTGGCAGTCAAGTTCTCGGTTTCCAACTACAACCCAACAAGTGGCGACGGAGGCCCACCACACTATTGGCAGGAGCAGTTCCTAGCCGTCCAAACGGCCATTTCGCGAGCATTGATTGCCAAGCTCGCTCCGACTGCGGAGGTGCCTTCAGCTATGGACATTCGC CGCTTCCCATATCCTACAACCATGGATGACGATCTTTACGCTTTGCTTCCGCTCATGGTATCCAACTGGCTGCGGTTGGTCTTCATGTATTTCTTCATCAATTGCGTCAAATACATCGCACTCGAGAAGGAGCTCCAGCTCAAGGAATCTATGAAGCTGATGGGTCTTCCCGGTTGGATTCAGTGGACTGCTTGGTTTGTGGAGCTGCTGCTTATGATGCTGATTCCAGTGACGTCGATCACGATCATGCTCAAAGTGTCAATTTTCCCGTTCTCGAACTGCTTCCTAGTGTGGACCTATCTGACCTTGTACTTGTCGGCGGTTATCTGTTTTAGTTTTCTGGTAAGTGTGTTCTTCAACAAGGCTACCCGAGCGGCTACGCTGGGTTCGTTGCTTTGGATCGCATCGTTTATCAATCTGCCAAGTGGGGCACCATTCTGGGCGAAGATCCTGTACTCGCTGATGACAAATCCGGCCATGGGTTTCGGGATGGATGACATCGTGCGGCTTGAAACCGCTGGCGTTGGGTTGACGTGGAAAACGTTGTTTACTGCAACGGAGATGAAGAACCCCTACTCGCTTTCGGTGGCGGTGGCGATGCTGTTGATCAACATCTTCCTGTATCTGTTGTTGACGATTTACTTGGAACAGATTATGCCAGGGAAGTTTGGGGTTGCTAAGCCGTGGTTTTTCCCCTGCACGAAAGATTTTTGGAGACGTGGAGCAGCTACGGAAGTGGATTCTTTGCTGGAGCCAACACAGAgatcgaaattcttcgaagagGAGAACCAATCGCGAGGTGCAGGAGTTCAGATTCGAAATTTGCGAAAGGTCTACGCAGGTGGGAAGATAGCAGTCGAAGGGTTGAATCTGAATTTGTATGAGGGTCAGATTACGGTGCTGCTCGGTCATAATGGTGCGGGTAAGACTACAACGATGTCCATGTTGACGGGAATGTTTTCGCCGAGTTCGGGTACGGCGCTGATCAACGGCTACGACATCCGACGACGGATGGACGATGTGCGGAGTTCAATGGGTTTCTGTCCACAGCACAACGTGCTGTTCAATGAATTAACAGTCCATGAACATTTGGAGTTTGCTGCGCGATTGAAGGGAATTAGATCAGATGAGGTTCGTTTGGAGATAGATCGGTACATCAATCGGTTGGGGTTGATGGACAAGGCTCGGGCGCAGTCTTGTACACTTTCCGGAGGTATGAAGCGGAAGCTGTCCGTTGGCATGGCGATGTGTGGGAACCCGAAGGTGGTGCTACTGGACGAACCCAGTACCGGAGTTGATCCAACGGCAAGACATGCACTGTGGGATTTCTTGCACGAGGAAAAGCGAGATAAGACGGTCCTGTTGTCAACGCATTACATGAATGAAGCCGATGTTTTGGGCGATCGAATTGCGATCTTGGCAGATGGGAAATTGTCAGCAAGTGGTTCGCCGTTCTTTTTGAAGAACGCTTACGGAGTCGGCTACCGTTTGGTTTGCGTCAAAGGACGAAAGTACAACGAGATGGTTCTGTTGGAGACGTTGCGTAAGTACATTCCTAGTGTGAAGGTTGACAGCGAAAGCTCTTCAGAAGTGGAAATTCTGCTCGAGAAAAAATACATTCAAAGTTATGAGCCAATGCTGAACGAGCTGGAGAGAAACATGGAGGCCTGTGGTGTATCGAGCTATGGGGTGTCATTCACAACGCTGGAGGAGGTCTTCATGAA GGCTGGAACAGAATCCCATCTTCGATCTCCCAACGATGGAAATCGGTCCACTGTTGACTCCGTTCACCCGGAGTCCCGAACAG AGCCCAACAGTCTGCTTATCGGAGCCAACCTTCTCCAAAGTAGCTTGTTTAACCAAGTTAAGGCGCAACTGCTGAAGAAATTCATCTGCACCAAGCGATCATGGATACAGTTTTGCTGGACAACATTCCTCGTACCGgtcgtgatgatgatccttcTTGCGTTCCCAATACAGCTCAAATCGGACAACTCCCTACCACCTTTGGGAATGTCTCTCAATACCTATGGGAAGTCGTTCAGCGTCGTCGAGGAAAACAATGCAACGGTTGCAACTGAGTACCAACGCTTATTTAGTGGATCACACAATTTAGAGATCATCAAGAACAAGACGGATTCGTACATTCTTCATAAG TACAATCGATCGATCCTGGAGTATAACTCCCAGCTACTCGTGGGAGCCACCTTTTCGAACGAATCCTACACAGGTTGGTTCAACGCCAAGAACCTCCACTCAGCCCCACTGGCTTTGAACATGATTTTCAACGCAATTCTGCACACCGTCTGCCCATCCTGTAGCATCACGACCGTCAATCATCCTTTACCGCGACAAATCAAGGGAAATAGTGACCCAACAGATAACGGCAACTACCTTCAGCATCTAAACATCGTTCTCGCGATCGTTTTCATCATGGCCTACGTGCCATCGTCCTACGTAACGTTTTACATCCGGGAGCGCACCAGTCGAGTCAAACTGCTCCAGATCGTCAGTGGTCTCCACACAGAACTGTACTGGTTCGTCAACTTCATGTGGGATCTTCTGATCTTTACGCTAAGCTGTATTGTTATTCTGATAATGATCTTCGGATACCAAGTCGACGGGTGGAGTGATCCTCAACCTCTCTTCACTCTACTCTTTATCTTTTTCGTTTTTGCACTGGCGATACTTCCCATGATCTACTTGTTTTCCTTCATGATCAGCAACCCTGCCTCTGGATATTCGAGAGTTTTGCTAATAATTGGAATTGGCGCCATTGGACTTCTACTGATTCGCTTGCTCTTCATGTACATCGAGTTCAATACGTTGGCAGACTTCATCGGGTACGGCTTCATGTTCATACCCACAATATCTCTAGCAATTATTCTGGACAAGTTCTCCACCTACACCAGCACCGAGGTGTCCTGTGATTCCATTTGCAAGCTTATCCCTAATTGCACCAGGGACACACTGTGCGAGTCCATGCCGCAATGCTGCGCCGCTTATTCAAATCTGTTTAGCTTCACATCGAGCGGAATGCTGCGAGAACTTTGTTTCATGATCGCCACCGGAGCCATATGCTTCATCCTCATCAGTTCCATCGAGCGCAAACTTTTGAATCGTCTCTGGAAATCAGTCTACCCATCCAAAGATTTTCGCTACGTCGTTCCACAGCCGCACATGGACTCGGATGTTTTGCTCGAGAAGAGCCGTGTTACGCAGATGACGGACACCGATATCGCCACCCACAGTTTAGTACTTCGGAATCTCACGAAGAACTTCGGCCCCATCACGGCCGTCAAATGGCTATCTCTGGGAGCTCACCCATCCGAATGTTTCGGCCTCCTCGGGGTCAACGGAGCTGGAAAAACCACAGCCTTCCGCATGATGACCGGTGACGAGAGCATTTCATTTGGCGACGTTTGGATCAACGGTGTGAACATCAAAACTGGCCTTGCCAAAGCCTATCAGCACGTCGGCTACTGTCCCCAGTTCGACGGATTGCTTGACGAATTGACTGGATTGGAAACGCTTCGAATATTCGCGATGCTGCGAGGAATCCCAAGCAGCGATATCCGCTCGGTTGTACGATCGCTTGCCGAGGAGCTTGGACTAAGCAAACACCTGAATAAACCGGTCCGGGAGTATAGTGGCGGCACCAAGAGGAAGTTGAGCACTGCATTGGCACTGATCGGTAACCCATCGGTGATCTTTCTGGATGAACCAACCAGCGGGATGGATCCGGGAGCAAAGCGACAACTATGGAACGTGATCAATCGAATGCGCGACTCCGGCAGGACGATCGTCCTCACCACGCACAGTATGGACGAGTGCGAGGCTCTCTGCACACGACTGGCTATCATGGTCAGTGGGGAGTTCAAATGTTTGGGTTCAACGCAACACTTGAAGAACAAATTTTCCGGCGGGTTTCTGCTGTACATCAAGATGGTGCAGGTTCCGGGAGAAGATGAGCTGAGAATTCGGGGGGCTGCGGTGAAGGCGTTCGTTGCCGAACGCTTTCGGGATGCTGTGTTGAA TGAGGATCTACAAAATTCATTCAGCTACCACATTCCGCGCAGTGAGCTCACGTGGTCCGCCATGTTCGGCATTATGGAAGCATCGAAGGAGGTGCTCGGAATCGAAGAGTATTCGCTAGGGCAAACCACCCTGGAGCAGGTGTTCCTTGTATTTGCCAGCAGCAATAGCTGGTGA